A DNA window from Hordeum vulgare subsp. vulgare chromosome 1H, MorexV3_pseudomolecules_assembly, whole genome shotgun sequence contains the following coding sequences:
- the LOC123427000 gene encoding leucine-rich repeat extensin-like protein 4 — MRTAAVVLLLCFFAFAGSGGGGAVWAEGVRETAAVEVDPAWRFPSPRLRDAYVALQTWKQQAIFSDPKNLTGDWVGPGVCSYTGVFCAPAPSSGELAVAGVDLNHGDIAGYLPSELGLLCDLALLHLNSNRFCGLVPDTFRRLVLLHELDLSNNRFVGAFPTVVLQMPSLRFLDLRFNDFEGGVPRELFDRPFDAIFLNHNRLRFQLPDNFGNSPVSVIVLANNDFGGCLPASLGNMSDTLNEILLINNGLTSCLPAEVGMLREVTVFDVSFNALAGPLPPQVAGMQKVEQFDIAHNLLSGTVPEAVCDLPRLKNFTFSYNFFTGEPPSCARVVPADGDRRNCLPDRPAQRMPQQCAAFYARPPVDCAAFQCKPFVPPRPPPPPAYPGPLPPVYPMPYASPPPPPRYR, encoded by the coding sequence ATGAGGACGGCCGCGGTGGTGCTGCTCCTCTGCTTTTTCGCCTTCGCCGGCAGCGGCGGGGGCGGTGCCGTATGGGCGGAAGGAGTCAGGGAGACGGCGGCTGTGGAGGTGGACCCTGCCTGGCGGTTCCCTAGCCCGCGGCTGCGGGACGCGTACGTCGCGCTGCAGACGTGGAAGCAGCAGGCCATCTTCTCCGACCCCAAGAACCTCACCGGCGACTGGGTGGGCCCCGGGGTCTGCAGCTACACCGGCGTCTTCTGCGCGCCCGCTCCGTCGTCgggcgagctcgccgtcgccgggGTCGACCTCAACCACGGCGACATCGCGGGTTACCTCCCGTCCGAGCTCGGCCTCCTCTGCGACCTCGCGCTGCTCCACCTCAACTCCAACCGCTTCTGCGGCCTCGTGCCCGACACCTTCCGCCGGCTCGTCCTCCTCCACGAGCTCGACCTCAGCAACAACCGCTTCGTGGGCGCGTTCCCCACCGTCGTGCTCCAGATGCCGTCCCTCAGGTTCCTCGACCTCCGCTTCAACGACTTCGAGGGCGGCGTTCCGCGGGAGCTATTCGACCGCCCGTTCGACGCCATCTTCCTCAACCACAACCGCCTCCGCTTCCAGCTCCCCGACAACTTCGGCAATTCGCCCGTGTCCGTCATCGTCCTCGCCAACAACGACTTCGGCGGCTGCCTCCCGGCCAGCCTCGGCAACATGTCCGACACGCTCAACGAGATCCTCCTCATCAACAACGGCCTCACTTCGTGCCTCCCGGCCGAGGTCGGGATGCTCCGGGAGGTGACGGTGTTCGACGTCAGCTTCAACGCCCTCGCAGGGCCGCTGCCGCCACAGGTGGCCGGGATGCAAAAGGTGGAGCAGTTCGACATTGCGCACAACCTGCTGTCGGGGACCGTGCCGGAGGCCGTGTGCGACCTCCCACGGCTCAAGAACTTCACCTTCTCCTACAACTTCTTCACCGGCGAGCCGCCATCCTGCGCGCGCGTCGTGCCTGCCGACGGCGACCGCCGGAACTGCCTCCCCGACCGCCCCGCCCAGCGCATGCCGCAGCAGTGCGCCGCTTTCTATGCCCGCCCACCCGTCGACTGCGCAGCTTTCCAGTGCAAGCCGTTTGTCCCACCTCGGCCACCCCCACCGCCAGCATACCCCGGCCCGTTGCCACCAGTATACCCCATGCCATacgcgtcgccgccgccgcctccacgcTACCGATGA